The DNA region GGCCAACATGCAGGACCTGGTGGTCAAGGAAGTGCACGGCGCCGGCGGCTACGGCATGCTGGTGGGCCCGTCCTCGACCCGCGCGCAGGTGGAGGCCTTCAAGGAGCGCGTGCGCGCCCACCCGGCGGCCTACATCGCGCAGCCGACGCTGGCGCTGTCCACCGTGCCGACCTATGTCGAAAGCGGCGTGGCCCCGCGCCACGTCGACCTGCGCCCCTACGTGCTGTGCGGCAAGGAAATGCGCACCGTGCCCGGCGGTCTGTGCCGCGTGGCGCTGACCGAAGGCTCGCTGGTGGTCAACAGCAGCCAGGGCGGCGGCACCAAGGACACCTGGGTACTGGAGGAGTGAACCATCATGCTTAGCCGTACCGCCGACAATCTGTTCTGGATGTGCCGCTACGTCGAGCGCGCCGAGAACACCGCCCGCATGCTGGACGTCAACCTGCAAATGTCGCTGCTGCCGCAGGACGAGGCCACCCGCGAACGCGCCTGGCGCGCGCCGATGCGCATCTCCGAACTGCAAAGCCAGTTCGACGCCCGCTACCCCGACGGCTCGCCGCAGGACGTGCTGCGCTTCATGGTGCGCGACGAGGACAACCCGTCGTCCATCTACGCCTGCCTGCGCATGGCCCGCGAAAACGCCCGCGCCGTGCGCGGCAGCCTCACCACCGAAGTCTGGGAGACCTACAACGCCACCTGGCTGGAACTGCTCAAGCACCTGCGCACGGGCCTGCCGGAACGCAATCCGGGCGAGTTCTTCGAATGGGTCAAGTTCCGCTCGCACGTGGCCCGCGGCGTGACGATAGGCACCATGCTGGAGGACGAGGCGCTGGACTTCATGCGCCTGGGCATGCACCTGGAGCGCGCCGACAACACCGCGCGCATGCTGGACGTCAAGTTCCACGAGTACGGGCACGGCGACGATGCCCCCAGCGCGGTGGAGCGCGCCAGCGAAACGCACACCGAGTTCTACCGCTGGTCGGCCATCCTGAGCTCGGTCTCGGGCCTGGAGATCTACCGCCAGGTCTACCGCGACGTCATCACGCCCGACCGCGTGGCGCAGTTGCTGATCCTGCAAGGCGACATGCCGCGTTCGCTGCTGGCCTCGGTGCGGGAGGTGGCGGGCACGCTGTCGCGGGTGTCCAACGACCGCTCCGCCGAAACCGAGCGGCGCGCCGGCAAGCTCTGCGCGGAACTGCAATATGCGCGCGTCGAGGACATCCTGGCCGGCGGCCTGCACCGCTACCTGGAACAGTTCCTCGACCGCGTAAGCGACCTGGGCAATCGCATCAGCCAGGACTTCCTGCTCCCGATATCGGCATAACTCAAGGACGCTGGCCATGAAGCATTTCATCAAGCACGTGACGCACTACCACTACACCGCTCCCGTGACGTACAGCATCCAGACCCTGCACCTGACGCCGCGCCCGGAGGAGCACCAGCGCTCGCTGCGCTGGCACATCGAGGCGCCCGGCGCCATGCAGGAACAGGTCGACGCCTACGGCAACGTCACCCACACCCTGACCCTGAACCGTCCGCACGACGAAATCGAACTGCGCGTCAGCGGCCAGGTGGAGATCGATCCCCTGCCCTACGGCGTGGTCAACGGCGACGAGAGCCGGCTGCCGGTGCACGCGTATTGCGTGCCCACGCCGCTGACCGAAGCCGACGACGCCATCCGCGCCTTCTGCCGGGAAGTGTTGCCGCAAGGCCTGTCGCGGCCGGAAGACAGCCTGACCCTGGCCAGCGCGATCTGCGAGAGGGTCGCCTACGAGCCCGGCACCACCGACGTCACCACCGCCGCCGGCCAGGTGCTGGCCCTGGGCCACGGGGTGTGCCAGGACCACGCCCATCTCTTCCTGGCCTGCGTGCGTTCGCTGGGCGTGCCGGGCCGCTACGTCAGCGGCTACCTGTACACCGAAGCCGACCACGCCGCCAGCCACGCCTGGGCCGACGTCTGGCTGCCCGGCCTGGGCTGGAGCAGCGTGGACATCACCAATCGCCAGTTCGCTTCCGAATGCCACTGCCGGCTGGCGGTGGCGCGGGACTACGACTCGGCGGCGCCGGTGCGGGGGGTCCGCAGCGGCGGCGGCAAGGAGTCGATGACGGTGTCCGTGCAGGTCCAGGCGGCGCAGCAGTAATACAATGCCCGGATAGTCTTTCCTCCTATCCCGATAATGACTTACTGTGTAGCGGCCCGCCTGCGCGACGGCCTGGTTTTCCTGTCCGATTCGCGCACCAACGCGGGCGTGGATCAGATCAGCGTCTTCCGCAAACTCACCGTGTTCGAGCGCCCCGGCGAACGCGTGATGGTCCTGATGACCTCAGGCAACCTGGCCGTCAGCCAGGCCGTCGTCAACCTGCTATCGATGCCGGACAGCGAACATCCGGCATCGATCTGGCGCGCCGCCAATATGTTCGAGGCGACGCGCCTGGTCGGGGAGGCGGTGCGCCAGGTGCACAAGCGCGATGCCGAGGCCCTGCACGACCAGGGCGTGGAATTCAACGTCAACCTGATCTTCGGCGGGCAGATCCGGGGCGAAGGCTGTCGGCTGTTCCAGATCTACTCGGCCGGCAACTTCATCGAGGCCCACGACGAATGCCCGTATTTCCAGATCGGCGAAGCCAAGTACGGCAAGCCCATCCTGGACCGGGTGCTGCAACCCGACACCTCGCTGGACGAAGCGGCCAAGTGCGCGCTGATTTCCATGGATTCGACGCTGCGCTCGAATCTCTCGGTGGGCTTGCCGCTGGACTTGTTGCTTTATGACAACAATGCGCTGCGGGTCACGCGCTTCGCCAACATCGACGAGCACAACGAATACTTCAACCAGATCCGCAATAGCTGGGGCGAGCGGCTGCGCCAGGTCTTCGTGGAAATCGAGGATCCGGTGTGGACCGATCCTCTCAGCCCCGACAGCCTGGTGCCCGCGGGCCGCGTGCACCAACCGGTGCGCGTGCTGCCCGGCAGCGCCGAACCCACCAGCTTCTCGCCCCTGCAATCCCTGGCCGAAAGCCCGGACACCTTCCAGCACCGCTGAACGGGCGGGCAAGGGCTTTAGAGGCTTAAAGGACTGAAGGGGCTGAAAGGACTCAAAGGTCCAGGTTCTTCCAGATCCCCATCGGCGCTTCGGCGTTGTTCAGCGTGTAGAAGTGCAGCCCGGGCGCGC from Bordetella genomosp. 10 includes:
- a CDS encoding transglutaminase family protein — encoded protein: MKHFIKHVTHYHYTAPVTYSIQTLHLTPRPEEHQRSLRWHIEAPGAMQEQVDAYGNVTHTLTLNRPHDEIELRVSGQVEIDPLPYGVVNGDESRLPVHAYCVPTPLTEADDAIRAFCREVLPQGLSRPEDSLTLASAICERVAYEPGTTDVTTAAGQVLALGHGVCQDHAHLFLACVRSLGVPGRYVSGYLYTEADHAASHAWADVWLPGLGWSSVDITNRQFASECHCRLAVARDYDSAAPVRGVRSGGGKESMTVSVQVQAAQQ
- a CDS encoding alpha-E domain-containing protein codes for the protein MLSRTADNLFWMCRYVERAENTARMLDVNLQMSLLPQDEATRERAWRAPMRISELQSQFDARYPDGSPQDVLRFMVRDEDNPSSIYACLRMARENARAVRGSLTTEVWETYNATWLELLKHLRTGLPERNPGEFFEWVKFRSHVARGVTIGTMLEDEALDFMRLGMHLERADNTARMLDVKFHEYGHGDDAPSAVERASETHTEFYRWSAILSSVSGLEIYRQVYRDVITPDRVAQLLILQGDMPRSLLASVREVAGTLSRVSNDRSAETERRAGKLCAELQYARVEDILAGGLHRYLEQFLDRVSDLGNRISQDFLLPISA
- a CDS encoding proteasome-type protease, coding for MTYCVAARLRDGLVFLSDSRTNAGVDQISVFRKLTVFERPGERVMVLMTSGNLAVSQAVVNLLSMPDSEHPASIWRAANMFEATRLVGEAVRQVHKRDAEALHDQGVEFNVNLIFGGQIRGEGCRLFQIYSAGNFIEAHDECPYFQIGEAKYGKPILDRVLQPDTSLDEAAKCALISMDSTLRSNLSVGLPLDLLLYDNNALRVTRFANIDEHNEYFNQIRNSWGERLRQVFVEIEDPVWTDPLSPDSLVPAGRVHQPVRVLPGSAEPTSFSPLQSLAESPDTFQHR